The Mycoplasmoides genitalium G37 genomic sequence TTAGCTAAAATACCGTCATATATGGGAAAGCTATTATTTGGTAAGTTAGTTTTTAAAAAGAGCTTGTTTTTACTGAGTGGTATGAGCAGTTTAGCAGTTTTTTTAACTGCATGTGGGGCTACCAAAATATTTGATTCCTCTGTACAGCTATTAGTGTCAGATAACTTTTCCACACTTGCTGATAAATCATTTTCACAAATGTCCTATGAAGGAATCAGGAGCTTTTTTAAAAAAAGTAAGGGTGTTGATTTACCTGAAGCAGATAGTTCACAATTACAAGAAGGCAATGGCTTGTGAAAACGTCCTGGTTTTACATTAAGTGATAGAATTGCTACTTTTAATAACATCAAAAATGATGGCTCTGATGTTATTGTTGCAACAGGTTTTAACCAACAAGAATCACTTCAAGCAATTACTTCTGATGACATTAGGTTTCAAAGTGATAAAGAAAGCTTAGCTAAAACAGGTTTTATTTTTGTTGATGGAGCTATTGAAAAGGAGTTTAATAAAAGAAATGGTGTTCCTCAATTTAAGTCAACTCCTACCAATATCTCATCAGTTGCTTTTAGAAGTGATGATGGTTCTTTTTTAACTGGAGTTGCTACTGCAGTTTACTTAAATCTTAACCAAGAATATTTCCTTGATAAAAGTGGTTGGTCAACTAATAGTAGTAATAATAACGAACTAACTGTAAGTGGTTTTGTAGGTATTGCTCTACCTTCAACGCTTTCTTTTCTAAATGGTTTTCGACTAGGTATTGCTTATTTTAATGAAGTGATTTATAAACATTTAAGCGATGCACAAGATTCATCTGCACAAGTGACCACTTCTAAACAAACTGTTTTAAAACAACTTCAAGTTGCAAATGGTGAAAAAAGGATTAAAAAGATTAAATGGATTTCACCAAAACAAGGAAGTGATGGAGAAACTATAAACATTCAAGATCACCAATCAGGTTCTTTTTCAGATACTGAACCTAGAGCAATAACAATAGCTAATAATTTAATTGATAAAGGAGTTAATGCTATCATTCCTATTGCTGGACCACAAACGAATTTAGTGGTTACTCAAATTGCTAGAAGACAAGCCCATACTGCAGTTATTGGCGTTGATAGTGCACAGGAATTGCTAGATATTAATATTGATGCTCCAAATAAAGATAAGTTAAAAATGGGGAATAAAAAGATTATTCCCTTCTCTTCTATTAAGGCTTTGGATGTTGCTGTTGAAAGTATCTTATCAACATTAGAAAAAGGTTCCAGCCAAAATGGTTATCAAGGCTTTGGATATAACAACATAGGTACAGTGAAAAACAACTCTGTTGGGGTTAGTGAAGCAGGTTATGAATTTTTAATAGATCCTGTTTTTTGAAAAAATACTAGTTCAATGCAAGCTATGTCTTTATCAGCAAGTCTAAAAGCTAATGCAGCATCTTCATCAGATAATAAGAAAAAATTATCAGAAGTTGCTACTAAGAAAAATGAAAACGGTTCGACAAAAAATGGTAGTAATGACATCATTGACAAATATGCCAAACTCTTAACAAAATCTAGTTCTTCAACTAGTATGAGAAACGGTAGTTCAGATAGCAATCAACAGAATTTTAAAACAACAGATAATGATGGTGATTGAACTATTGTTGGTGATGAATTAGGTAAATATAAGTCTAGTGAACTGCCTATTTTTACAGGTAGTTCTTCATACCCAACTTTTCAAACTGAAGCACAAAATGTTTTAGATGGTGGAGCGAATGTTGCTTCAACACAAGGCTTTAAATGAAGCTTTAAACAAATTTAGAATTTTGATTACTTAAAGATATGAAAAAATTTCAAGCAGTTATTAAAGACCCAGTGGGAATTCACGCACGTCCTGCTTCTATCCTTGCAAGTGAGGCTAGTAAGTTTAAATCTGAACTTAAACTGGTAGCTCCAAGTGGTGTTGAAGGTAATATTAAATCAATTATTAACTTAATGTCTTTAGGAATTAGACATAATGACAACATTACTATCAAAGCAGATGGAGCTGATGAAGAAGAAGCTTTAGCAGCTATTAAAGCTTGTCTTGAAAAAAATAAAGTTATCTAACTTAGCATATTTTAATCAATTAAATCTGTTTATTTTTTAATAGTAAAAACACAATTTAACCTTGTTTCTATTTAACAAAATTGGTTTGAAAAAGGCTATCAATTTTGCTGTAAAAAATTAAGATATTTTTTATCAAAAATTAGCATAAAAAATTGTTATACTAATTAACGTTTTTTATTGAAAATTAAGTATTTAAATTGAACGAACATTCTTTAATTGAAATTGAAGGTTTGAACAAGACCTTTGATGATGGTTATGTTTCTATAAGAGACATTAGCCTAAATATTAAAAAAGGCGAATTTATTACTATTTTAGGCCCTTCTGGTTGTGGTAAAACTACCCTGTTGAGGTTATTAGCTGGATTTGAAGATCCTACTTATGGCAAGATCAAAGTTAATGGTATTGACATTAAAGACATGGCAATCCATAAGCGTCCTTTTGCGACAGTTTTTCAAGACTATGCTTTATTTTCCCATCTAACTGTTTATAAAAACATTGCTTATGGTCTGAAGGTAATGTGAACAAAGTTAGATGAAATTCCAAAACTTGTAAGTGATTATCAAAAGCAACTTGCTCTTAAGCATTTAAAGCTAGAAAGAAAAATAGAGCAGTTACAAAAAAACAATTCTAATGCTCAAAGAATAAAGAAATTAAAGGAAAAATTACAAAAACTTTTAGAAATTAACAAACAAAAAGTTATTGAGTTTGAAAATAAAGAAAAACTACGTAGAGAAGATATTTACAAGAATTTAGAGCAATTAACAAAAGAATGGGATCTACTTTCTCAAAAGAAACTAAAAGAAGTTGAACAACAAAAACAAGCAATTGATAAAAGTTTTGAAAAAGTAGAGAATAAATACAAAAAAGATCCTTGGTTTTTTCAACACAGTGAAATACGTTTAAAACAATATCAGAAGAAAAAAACTGAGTTGAAAGCTGATATTAAAGCAACAAAGAACAAAGAACAAATCCAAAAATTAACTAAAGAACTTCAAACCTTAAAACAAAAATACGCTAATAAAAAAGCAATTGACAAAGAGTATGACAAATTAGTTGTAGCTTACAATAAGAAAGACTATTGAACTTCTTATTGAGAAACATACACACTTCAACAAAAAGAAGCTTTTGAAAAACGTTATCTTTCAAGAAAACTAACTAAAGCTGAACAAAATAAAAAAGTTAGTGATGTTATTGAAATGGTTGGTTTAAAAGGTAAAGAAGATCGTTTGCCTGATGAATTATCAGGGGGAATGAAACAAAGAGTTGCTTTAGCACGTTCTTTAGTAGTAGAACCTGAAATTCTTTTATTAGATGAACCATTATCTGCACTTGATGCAAAGGTTAGAAAGAATTTACAAAAAGAATTACAACAGATTCATAAAAAAAGTGGATTGACTTTTAT encodes the following:
- a CDS encoding BMP family ABC transporter substrate-binding protein, coding for MGKLLFGKLVFKKSLFLLSGMSSLAVFLTACGATKIFDSSVQLLVSDNFSTLADKSFSQMSYEGIRSFFKKSKGVDLPEADSSQLQEGNGLWKRPGFTLSDRIATFNNIKNDGSDVIVATGFNQQESLQAITSDDIRFQSDKESLAKTGFIFVDGAIEKEFNKRNGVPQFKSTPTNISSVAFRSDDGSFLTGVATAVYLNLNQEYFLDKSGWSTNSSNNNELTVSGFVGIALPSTLSFLNGFRLGIAYFNEVIYKHLSDAQDSSAQVTTSKQTVLKQLQVANGEKRIKKIKWISPKQGSDGETINIQDHQSGSFSDTEPRAITIANNLIDKGVNAIIPIAGPQTNLVVTQIARRQAHTAVIGVDSAQELLDINIDAPNKDKLKMGNKKIIPFSSIKALDVAVESILSTLEKGSSQNGYQGFGYNNIGTVKNNSVGVSEAGYEFLIDPVFWKNTSSMQAMSLSASLKANAASSSDNKKKLSEVATKKNENGSTKNGSNDIIDKYAKLLTKSSSSTSMRNGSSDSNQQNFKTTDNDGDWTIVGDELGKYKSSELPIFTGSSSYPTFQTEAQNVLDGGANVASTQGFKWSFKQI
- a CDS encoding HPr family phosphocarrier protein, yielding MKKFQAVIKDPVGIHARPASILASEASKFKSELKLVAPSGVEGNIKSIINLMSLGIRHNDNITIKADGADEEEALAAIKACLEKNKVI
- a CDS encoding ATP-binding cassette domain-containing protein, whose protein sequence is MNEHSLIEIEGLNKTFDDGYVSIRDISLNIKKGEFITILGPSGCGKTTLLRLLAGFEDPTYGKIKVNGIDIKDMAIHKRPFATVFQDYALFSHLTVYKNIAYGLKVMWTKLDEIPKLVSDYQKQLALKHLKLERKIEQLQKNNSNAQRIKKLKEKLQKLLEINKQKVIEFENKEKLRREDIYKNLEQLTKEWDLLSQKKLKEVEQQKQAIDKSFEKVENKYKKDPWFFQHSEIRLKQYQKKKTELKADIKATKNKEQIQKLTKELQTLKQKYANKKAIDKEYDKLVVAYNKKDYWTSYWETYTLQQKEAFEKRYLSRKLTKAEQNKKVSDVIEMVGLKGKEDRLPDELSGGMKQRVALARSLVVEPEILLLDEPLSALDAKVRKNLQKELQQIHKKSGLTFILVTHDQEEALVLSDRIVVMNEGNILQVGNPVDIYDSPKTEWIANFIGQANIFKGTYLGEKKIQLQSGEIIQTDVDNNYVVGKQYKILIRPEDFDLVPENKGFFNVRVIDKNYKGLLWKITTQLKDNTIVDLESVNEVDVNKTFGVLFDPIDVHLMEV